The genomic segment CCAAAACCATTTTGATTTTTAAAACTTCTATAATCTAAAATGTCATTTTTAGAACCATTTAAAACTTTAATATTTTGACAAACTTGATTTATTACAAAATCCATATTTCTTTTATCTTTTATTAACTCATCCCATGTGGGATATTTTTCCTCAGTAGTATTCTTGTGAATATAAAATTTTTCTTCCCAAATTTTTTTAAATTGTTCTATAGTTTCATTGTATTTGGTATTTTGAATATTAGTTCGATTTCTTAATAAAAAGAGATAATCATTAACTTGTTTAAAAACCAGATTTTGTACATCAACAAATTTAGTCACATGAATAAGCATTGACTTTGCGTCCTCAACATACCCTCTATAATTTCTGCAAGCACATGTTAGAATGAATGAAATTATAGCCTCCTTTAAGGATGGAGGAATATCAACCTCAGGATCATTTTTGTTATTATATTCTGGTTGATGATATCGGTTATGTCTAGGTGGCAACCAACCTTCGTTACAATCTGGATCATCTGGGTAAAGAGAGCTATCTTCTACTATTTCAAAAAAATGATTATCTTCAATTTCTCTATCTTGAACTTCTTCACCGTCTACAACTTCAGTATTAAATATTTTTTCTAAACCAACATGGTTGGAAGGCACAGGTAAATCTATAATATAATCTTTAGGAAAAAGATCTAAACCTTCTTCCTTAGTTTGCGCTTGATTGTGTATAAATATATTAGCAAATGGGGTTGCAGTGTAGCCAATATAAACTTTCTTATTAAAAATGTTCAATAAAGTTCTTATTAATCGATTTATAGTTTTAGGATCATAATCAGGATCAAATTTTCCCTCTTCATTAATTAATTGTTCACCCGTATCTACAGATCCATTATCAACCTCGTCATCAATTACTAGTATGGGTTCATCCTTAATAAATGGAGGAAACGAGGAAAAATGTCCTCGAATTTTAAATGGCCTTTTATCAATAGTAACACCATGAACTTTTGGAGAGCTTAAATAATAAGTAATTAATTTTTCTAAAACTGTTTTATTTTTTTTTACTATAAAAATAGAAACATTTTCTTCTGAATAGAAGTTGGCATGCTCAGATGCTCTAGTACTAAAATCACCATTTAATTTACTATTAGTTCCACAATTTATAATTGGTAGTTTATATTTTAATCTTTTTTTTGCTAATGGGCCGTTATAGATTTGTGTTCCAAGAGAACTTGCTTGTGTATCATAAGCTAAAAAACCTTCATCGACTCTTATTTGAGTTTGTTGTCTTAAATTATTATTTAGGCCAGACAAAACAACAATTTGTTTATAACCAGCATCGGCAGCTTTATTTAAAAATCCAATGAAATTTGATGTTTTTCCAGATTGAACACTGCCTACTACTAATCCTCTTGAGTCCCATGAACCACCTCTTTGTGGATCCTCAATATTCTTCATCATTAAATCAGTTGTCTTATCCATTGCTGACACTGCATCAACTGAATATTGGAGATCATTCTTTATATATTCACGATAGGTTTCCCAGTAAGGTCTATACTTATTTGGGTCATACCATTCTTGATGATCACTTTTACCCCTTATGATTGAATGAGATGAACTTTTAACTGTAAATGCTTCTAATAACTGAAGTATTAATTTATCTTTATATTCATAGTTTTTTGGTTGCTTAAAAAATCGAAGAGCATCTTCAACTGCTTGGATTATTTTCTTCTTAGATAGATCGTCTGGAGTAACAACCTCTATATTAGATACACAAGCACTATAGAGTTTATCATAAATAGAAGTTTTTAAACTATTCATATTAAAAAACTAACATGAATTATAATAATATTAAATATTTAATCTATTTTAAGACACTTTGTGAACATTAATAAACCAAATAAATTTTCTAATTTTAGTTATGTCCTTTCTCTTTCGAGTTTTTTTATTTTTTTCATTATTTTTCCTCACATATGTAAGCGCGAAAGAGGAATGGACAATTAAGAAGTTTAATAATTTGTCCTATGCTCAAGTTACAGGTGAAGTAACTTATGGAGATCACTTAAGTTTTTTTTTAAGATCTGAGAATAATTGTGAAAAAGTATGGAATACCTTTACAGTTTATACTTATGAAAAACCTGAAGATATTTATGATTTAAGATTAAAAAAAATCCCTATCAAGATAAACGGACAGCAATTATTAAGTACTGTTCAAGATATATCACCTTTTTTAATGGGATATAGATTTGTGTTTAGTTTAGGTCAATTTAATACTGATCAATATATAAATTTTTTAAATGAATTTTACACTGAATTTAATCTATTTGAGATTGAGATAGTTGATGGAGAAAATTTTAAATCGTCTAAGTATTTTGATATAAAAAAAAATAATTGGGTCTTAGATGATCTTAACAAATCTATAAATCAAGCAAAATTACTCTGTAGAGAATTGTTGTGATTTAGTAGATGAAGTATTAAATACACCACCTACTTGGTGCCAACGGTGGTAATAGATCCTATTTTTCTTTAGAAAATTAGTTAAATGTAATTCATCAAAATATTCATCATAAAACTGATTAGCAATTACCATTCTAAATTGATTGAAATTAAGTGATTTGTGATTTTGTTCTTTAAATATTTCAATTGATAATGATGAAGTGACGTAATTATCATCATAATATTTTTCACAGTATACATAAGCTTTTTTTGTTTCCACCAGTAGACTGATGTAATCTTTTTTAAACTTAAAGATTATTTTTTTAACAGCTTCTGCAATATAATTATTAACTATAGGTTCCAATGTTAGTTATTGTTAACTTGAAAATATGTTTGATTTATGTTTTCGAGGTTATTTAATAACCTTGAAAATATTTTGTAATAAAAATTTAAAATTAAACTTTTTGGTATTTTATTGAAAGATTAATTAATTTCTGATATATTAAGCTGTCTTTTAATTAAAAGATCGACTTGGGCGTTTCCCATGCACTCTTAATTAAAGCCATACTTTGGTGAGTTAGCGAAGGCAGGTTCGCATCTGCAACTTAGCTCAACCAAAGGAGGAAATATGGCTAAGAAAATCTCAAAAAAACAACTTTTAGCGAACAGAAAAAACGCTAAAAAATCTACTGGTCCGAAAACAAAACAAGGAAAGTTATCGGTTAGTAAAAATGCAATCCAACACGGGCTTGATGCTGAAAAGTTTGTGGTTATTGGTGAGAAAATTGATGATCTAAATGAGTTTAGAGATCGATTGATTGATCAATTAAAACCACAAAGTGTTCATCAAGAAATTGTTGTCTCAAAAATGATTGATGTTGCAATTCGTCTTAAGCGAATACCGATTATTGAAGCGGGAATATTCAATCATGAAATGCTTGAATATGAAGCTATGGAGGAAAAAGATAATGTTGCTGATAAAATTGAAGGTGCAAGAGATAAAGGGGTAGTTATCTCTTCGAACACTATTATTCGTAAGACAGGACTTGCATTTGCAAGAGATTGCGATCAAGGAAGTGCAATCCTTAAACTAAATACCATAGAAGATCGATTGCTTGTGAAATATTTTAAACTCTTAGAATTGCTGAAAAAGGAGCAAAAGAAAAGAGGTTTAAAATGAGAAAATATAAAGGATCAAGGTCAACTAAATCTCCCTCAAGAAAAAGAAACTTTGGGGAGAAAAAAGTTAATTTAAACTCTTTAGGAAAAGCAAAAAGATTAGAATTTTTAAATGAGTGGGGCCCTCATATGAAAGAACATGATCCTGTTAGGTATTATTGTATGATTGGAAGACCTCTTCCAAAAAAATATCAGGCAAAACCAAAAGTACAAATTACACCTGTGAATGCTTATGTGCCTCCACAATCTAAATTGAGTAAAGAAGAACTAGATGCTAAATTGAAAAAGGAAGCTGAAGAGAGAAAAGCAAAAGAGGAAAAAGCTTTTAAAGAACATCAAGAAAAGATGAAGGAACAACAAAGATTAGAATACAATCGAAGAATTGCTCAAAAACAAAATCGATTAGTGCATTGGTGTGATGCTAATAGATCTGGTAATTGGAAGAGTATTCACTCTGAAGAATTTGAAAATAAATATGGGGCTAAGAAAAATAAGAGTTATTACTAATTAATCTCTAAAGTTGGTAAATTCTATCGGTAGACCAATGTCGATAGCTTTGATTGCGGCGATGGCTTCTTGAAGATCATCTCTTTTTTTACCATCCACTCTTAGTTCATCACCCTGGATTTTAACTTGGACTTTAAGTTTTAGCTTTTTGATATCGGCTACTACTTTTTTTGAATTTTCTTGGCTAATCCCTTCTTTAAGTTCACTAACTTGTCGAATGGTTCCACCTGAGGCTCCTTCTGAAGATTTAACTTCTAATACTCTTGGGTCCACTTTTCTTCGAACAAGATGAGTTTCTAGTAATTCATTAACTTGTTTTAGTTTTAATTCATCTGGTGCAATGGTTGTGATATTTTTGTCTTTTCTTTCAATTGAGATTTGAAGGCCTTTAAAATCATATCTATTTGAAATTTCTCTAAGGCAATTCGCTAAAGCATTATCAAATTCTTGATAATTAATTTTGCTGATGACATCAAATGAAGGCATTGAAATTATATTAAAGTATTTTTTATATAAATTAAACTACAGATTGAATGTAATAGATAATATTAAGCAATTTGTGATGCTTTTTATTCATCTAGTTTTTCAGGGATATTTATAATACGCTTAATTTTAAAATATTAACAATTTAAAAAAAAAGGGAAATAAATGATTAAAAAAATACTTTTTACTACTTTGTTTTCTGTTTTTTTTATCTTTAACGCTAATTCAGACACTACTGATCAAAAGTGGATGAAGAAGGTGGAACTTAAAAAAACAGGAGATCATTGTATTGATGATAAAAATTGTTTTAATAGATACCATCCAAATATTCCAGCTGTTGCAAAAGCAAATCCAGGGGATTTCATTGTATTACATACAAGAGATGCTCTAGATACTGGTTTTAGATTAGATTCTACTCCTGATGATTTAGCAACTGTTGATTTAGGATTGGTGCATCCAATGACAGGTCCAGTTTATATCAATGGAGCTAAAAGAGGAGATGCTTTAGAAGTTGAATTAATTGACATCGCTCCAGATGAATATGGATACACAGTAATTGCACCAGGATTTGGTTTTTTACGAGATGTATTTCCAGACCCTTATATCGTTAACTGGAGATTGACAAGAATAGGTGCTGTTTCAGATCAAATGCCAGGTGTAACAATTCCTTATGAAGCTTTTCCAGGTGCAATTGGAGTAATGCCAGGTGAACCAGAAGTTAAAAAATGGAAAGCTAGAGAAGCAGAATTAGCTGCTGCAGGTGGTGTTGCTTTAGGACCTGCTCCAGGTGGTGCATTACCAGCTGACGTTTGTGGAGAGAAAGGTTCTGATAAAGATGACTGCTTGAGAACAATTCCACCAAGAGAAAATGGAGGAAATATGGATGTTCAACAACAGCAAATTGGAACTAAGATTATTTTCCCATGCTTTGTTGATGGATGTGGATTGTTTGCAGGTGACATTCACTATGCTCAAGGAGATGGTGAGGTTGCAGGAACAGCAATTGAGATGGGAAGTGTAACAACAGTTAGAGTGAAAATACTCAAAGGTAAAGGTAAAGATATGGATATGCCAGTTACAGTTGGTAATGATCAAATTATTGATATGGAGCCAACAAGGTACTATCAAACTTTAGGTATACCACTTAAGGGTAAAGGTGAAATACCACCAAGTCATAAATATTTAGACTCTGGTAAGTTAGCCAATCTAACTAATGCTTCAGAAGATCTTACAATTTCTGCAAGACATGCACTTATACAAATGATTGATTACTTAGTTAAAGAGCATGGTTTAACTAAAGAACAAGCATACATTTTATGTTCTGTAGCTGTAGACTTGAGAGTTGGACAAGTTGTTGATGTTCCTAACTTTATTGTTTCTGCAGTTTTAAACATGGATGTATTTGATAAGTACAGAAACTAAACTTTAAAAAATTAAAGGCGCTTTTAAAATAAAGCGCCTTTTTTTTAGAAAAATATATGAAATTGAAAAAATCATTTTTTACTATTTTAACTTATATATTTATTTACTTAATTTTTAGTGCTCATTCGCCTTGGGGCCAATATTTAGCTTACAGAGAACAACATTTGTTAATTATGAGTGTTAGAGAAGATGCACCAACATATCCCTTTTCAAAAACTTTAGTTGAAGCTATCAATAAAGAATTGCCAGAAGCTAGCGCACGACCAGCTAGAGCAAGAGATTTTAGAAGAGTTCAAAGTCTATTTTCAACAAACCAAATGCCACTTGTTTTATTGTCTAAAAAAAATGCAAACCACATGGTTAAAGGCTCTGGACCTTTCAAATCATTTGGATCTGCAGATGCAATGGTTGTATATTATTTTGGAGATCTAGTTTTATTAGCCCAACCCTCATTTCCTGATAAATTTGCATGGCTTATTACAAAAGCACTAATGAACATTGAAAATGACTTAAAAGATGCAAAATCTCCATTAAAAGTTAAAAGTAAAATTGAAACTCATCCAGGAACAATAATGGCACTCAATAATGAAAAAATGCCAGAATTAGATAATCAATAAAAATTTTTCATTAAAAGAATGAAAAAAATAAAAATTCACATCAGAAATAATCATTGGAAAGAAGGATTTTTACCTTGTGATGAAGAAGGAGAGAAAAATAATACAATTACTAAAGAAGAGTTTGAAAAGGGTTTAAGTCGATACCCTGAAATAAAAGACAAGATAGAATATTTAATTGATTGGGATGATGATAATTTTAAATCATCAATGAAAACTGCAGATATTTTATTGGGCTGGCAGTTTCCAACACAAAATTTAAAAGAGATTGCTCCAAATTTAAAATGGATCCATGTCATCTCAGCAGGAGTAAATCATTTATCTCCCTTTAATTGGATGAAAGAGGATTTGGTTTTAACCAATAGCAGTGGGGTACATGCTAAAAAAGCTGGAGAGTTTGGTTTGATGAGCATTTTAATGCTGCAAAACCATATGACTAGACTTGTTACTCATCAAAAAAATAAAGAGTTTGTCTCTTTATTAGGAAAGCCAATTGAAGGAAGAACTGTTGTTGCAGTTGGAACAGGTTCTCTAGGTGGCTCAATGATCAAACATATCAGTAAACTTGGAGCAAAAGTTATAGGAGTTAATAGAAAAGGTAAAAGTGTAGAAGGGTGTTCAAAAGTAATCACTTTTGATCAAATTGATGAAGTATTACCCATAGTAGATTTTTTATATTTAGCAGTTCCTGAAACGGAAGAGACTAAAGGATTAATCAACAAGGAAAGATTAGATAAATTAAAAAAGACCTGCGGAATTGTAAATATTGGTCGCCAGTCTGTATTAGATTATGAATATTTGAAAACTAAGTTGGAAAAGGATGAGATAGCAGGTGCTATTTTAGATGTCTTTTCAAACGAACCAATTCCAAAATCCTCCAATCTTTGGGACACTCCAAATTTGATTATTACACCGCATGTATCTTCAGATAGTGAAGGTAACTATATCGAGATGGTTTTAAAAATATTCTTTAAAAACCTAAAATTATTTTTAGACAAAAAAGAATTAATCAACCAGGTAGATAGAAAGCTTGGATATTAGTTTTTTGCAGTTTCTTCAGCAAATGAAATTAAGTCTTTAAAGATAACATCTGGTTTTGGTAAATTATCAACAACTTTAGTTGCACCCCAATTTCCACCATTATCTAAATTTTGTCTGTCAATCCAAACAGTGGTCATATCAAAATGTTTTGCTGGTACATGATCATGAAATAAACTTTGAGCAACGTGTAAAATTGATTGAGGTTTTTCATTGTATTTTTTTTCAATATTTTCAAACATGTAATCAAAATTAGCTAATGTAGGTTTATATGATCCAACATCTTCAGCAGTATAAATTTCATCAAATTCAACTCCCAACCAACGATTAGAAGAAGCAAAGCCTTTCGTATTTACATTGGATAAAATTACTAACTTAAAATTTTTTTTAAGAATTCTTAATGCATCCGCACTATCAGGAAACGCTGGCCAGTGTTTAACAGAGTCTCCAAATTCTTTATCTAAACTTTCATTAGATTTTAAATCATGCTGTTTAGAAAATTGCATATGAACATTGAATAAAATTTCAGGATAAAGCATTGAAGGAGTTTTCTTTTGTTGCTCGGATTCTAATAAAGCAAAATTTCTTAATACTTTTTCTCTAGTTAAATCATCTCTTTTATTGAAATGAATTAATGGTTGAAATGCATTCCAAATACCACTTTCCCAATCAATTAAAGTACCGTAACAATCAAAACTTAAAAATTTAAAGTTATTATAGTTCATAATTTTTTATATTTTGCTTAATAATTTCAATTTAAGCGGCCAAGATAATTTACCATAACCACTCCAATGATAATTAGGATAATTCCAATTAAACCATAAATATTTGGAACTTGATTATATTTTAATAAAGCAAATAAAACGACACCAGTAATAGTTAATCCGCTATACGTTGCATAGGCAAAACCAACAGGCAGAGCATGCATTGCTTTTGCAATACAAAACATTGTTACCATCATAAATGCGATACATAAAATTGATGGAGTAAGCTTTGAAAAACCTTCAGAGACTTTAGCAAAACTATTTGAGGCTATACCACAAGAAATACCAACAGCTAAAAACAAATATCCAAATAATGGTTTCATGGTGTTAGATTATCAAATTGGTTAATATTTACTATTTTATTATTTAATCTTTAATAAAATAGTCTATTAAACTCTATGGCTAAATTGAAAAAATTAATCATTGCTTGTGATGGTGAGTCTGCAAGTGGTAAAAGTACTGCAGCAAAATTAGTTTCAAAAAAGTACAAACTTTTACTAATTAATTCAGGCCTTCTTTATAGATATTGCAGTAAATTAATTATTAAAGATAAGCCTAAGAATATAATTCCGTATTTGAAAAATAAATTTAAAACTGTCTCTTATAAAGCGATTGCAAAGCAAAAGCTTCATTCAGAGGAAATCTCCAACCATGTTGCGGTATTAGCAAAAAATAAAAAGGTTAGAGAAATTGTGAACCAATTACAGATGAAGATTATTAGAGCCAATAATAGAATTTGCGTTGAGGGGCGTGATATTGCGAGTAAAATTTTAGCTAAAAATCCAAAATATGACTTAGCGTTTTACTTTAAATGTAGTTTGGAGGTTGCAGCTTACAGAAGATGGTTAGATTTAAAAAAATCAGTGCCATTAAACGAAGTTAAAAGATCTCTGAAAATTAGAACCTCCTTAGACAAGAAAAGAAAAAACAGCCCATTAATTAAAGTAAAAGATGCTATTTTAGTTAGAAGTGACAAGCTAAATAAGAAAGAAGTGTTAGCTAAAATGTCTAAAGCAGTAGAAAAAGTTCTTAAAAACTAACTTTTATTTTCTTCAGCTGGCTGATCGGTTTCTGTATTTTTTTCAGCACTTGCAATTTGATCTAAATCAACAGGGACATTCATCTCTTCTAATTTTTCCTCTAAACTTGATTTAAATTCATCATAAGATCTAGTTGGATTAGCAATAGGTTCCGTTTGTGGATTTAATTCCATACCTACGGGTGTAATACTTTCTGGCATTGGAGTAAATTGGCTGTCTGGGTTTTCTTGTACTTCTGCTCTTACTTTCATTCTATAAACTCCAAAAATTCCAATTATAGAATGAAAAAATGCTAAGAATATCCAAAAACCATTTACGCCAACTATATTCATAAATATTGAACACATAAACGGTCCACTCATTGCTCCTAAACCAAATGCAATTTGTAAACCTGCACCTGCTACAACAAATTTTTCTTTTGGAATATAATCATTAGTGTAAGCAAGAATGATTGCAAACATTGGTAAACTTAAAAATGAAAATAAAACTACACAAACATAAAACCATGTTTTAGGAGTTGCCAAACCTTCTGGTAAATACATTTGTCTTGATGCAAAGATTGCACAGATTGCAAAAAATGCTGCACCAAATGTTGAATAGATAATTACTCTTCTTCGATCAAAAATATCTGAAAGTTTTCCAATAGGCCATTGTGATATGGCACCCGATACTGCGAGTAAAAATGTTACAATTGAAATTTCTAAAATCGTAAAGTTCATAGAAGCTGCATACACAGCTAATAATGAAAATAATGCTGATTGAACTGCACCATAAGTTAATGCAGATACCATTCCAAGAGGAGAAGTTTGATATAATTCTTTCAAACTCATTCCTTGGATCTTTTTAAATGTTGGTGCTTTCCTTTTTGTCATTAAAATAGGAATAAGCGCTACAGACATTAACAAAGAGATTAAAATAAAAGGTTCAAAGTTTTCAGGGGCACTAAAGTTTAAGAAAAACATTCCAAGACCCATTGATCCATAAAGGATCACCATGTAGATAGATAAAACGCTTCCTCTATTTTTATTTGAAGATCTGTCGTTTAACCAACTTTCTGCAATGGTATAAATAGAGGCCATACTAATTCCAGTGATTACTCTTAGCAAAAACCAAGTAAAAGGATTTACAAACAAAGAGTGAGCTAAAATTGCTACAGAAGCTGCTGATGCAAAAGCTGCAAAGGCTCTAATATGACCAACTCTTCCAATTATATTGGTAATGAATTTTGCTCCTAAAAAATAACCTA from the Candidatus Pelagibacter sp. HIMB1321 genome contains:
- a CDS encoding Z1 domain-containing protein, producing MNSLKTSIYDKLYSACVSNIEVVTPDDLSKKKIIQAVEDALRFFKQPKNYEYKDKLILQLLEAFTVKSSSHSIIRGKSDHQEWYDPNKYRPYWETYREYIKNDLQYSVDAVSAMDKTTDLMMKNIEDPQRGGSWDSRGLVVGSVQSGKTSNFIGFLNKAADAGYKQIVVLSGLNNNLRQQTQIRVDEGFLAYDTQASSLGTQIYNGPLAKKRLKYKLPIINCGTNSKLNGDFSTRASEHANFYSEENVSIFIVKKNKTVLEKLITYYLSSPKVHGVTIDKRPFKIRGHFSSFPPFIKDEPILVIDDEVDNGSVDTGEQLINEEGKFDPDYDPKTINRLIRTLLNIFNKKVYIGYTATPFANIFIHNQAQTKEEGLDLFPKDYIIDLPVPSNHVGLEKIFNTEVVDGEEVQDREIEDNHFFEIVEDSSLYPDDPDCNEGWLPPRHNRYHQPEYNNKNDPEVDIPPSLKEAIISFILTCACRNYRGYVEDAKSMLIHVTKFVDVQNLVFKQVNDYLFLLRNRTNIQNTKYNETIEQFKKIWEEKFYIHKNTTEEKYPTWDELIKDKRNMDFVINQVCQNIKVLNGSKNDILDYRSFKNQNGFGLHTIVIGGDKLSRGLTLEGLSISYFLRSAKMPMYDTLMQMGRWFGYRMGYEDLCRLYTTDNVIRWFFHISVATEELRNTFRIMAEQGSTPAEFGLKVRTNPNLIITAKTKMRHSRVEQTSFSQEVEEIVTFVNKDEVIESNYFATEKLLNSIKEPVISGKFDNGLHSWKNIYLWKNIESNQVIRFLNSYKRFLEARSLSTSQFSRYIENLNQYGELNDWTICLHASGSSGKNISISGKYDTELLLRTPSNQRNKDKVSLKVITQPSDELLGLNENEIEEYKKSLENFKKTHNSETEEQTITAAKRGFARYHRSEKKGLLNIYPIFGITNLSSYKKFKGYKNCNKDCEKNCKDHFVEGHKDINKIDTNHITKHPLIGFQISFPFSKMGDKAAVEYRVNSVYSEHEFENEI
- a CDS encoding YajQ family cyclic di-GMP-binding protein, with protein sequence MPSFDVISKINYQEFDNALANCLREISNRYDFKGLQISIERKDKNITTIAPDELKLKQVNELLETHLVRRKVDPRVLEVKSSEGASGGTIRQVSELKEGISQENSKKVVADIKKLKLKVQVKIQGDELRVDGKKRDDLQEAIAAIKAIDIGLPIEFTNFRD
- a CDS encoding acetamidase/formamidase family protein, whose translation is MIKKILFTTLFSVFFIFNANSDTTDQKWMKKVELKKTGDHCIDDKNCFNRYHPNIPAVAKANPGDFIVLHTRDALDTGFRLDSTPDDLATVDLGLVHPMTGPVYINGAKRGDALEVELIDIAPDEYGYTVIAPGFGFLRDVFPDPYIVNWRLTRIGAVSDQMPGVTIPYEAFPGAIGVMPGEPEVKKWKAREAELAAAGGVALGPAPGGALPADVCGEKGSDKDDCLRTIPPRENGGNMDVQQQQIGTKIIFPCFVDGCGLFAGDIHYAQGDGEVAGTAIEMGSVTTVRVKILKGKGKDMDMPVTVGNDQIIDMEPTRYYQTLGIPLKGKGEIPPSHKYLDSGKLANLTNASEDLTISARHALIQMIDYLVKEHGLTKEQAYILCSVAVDLRVGQVVDVPNFIVSAVLNMDVFDKYRN
- a CDS encoding D-2-hydroxyacid dehydrogenase, which produces MKKIKIHIRNNHWKEGFLPCDEEGEKNNTITKEEFEKGLSRYPEIKDKIEYLIDWDDDNFKSSMKTADILLGWQFPTQNLKEIAPNLKWIHVISAGVNHLSPFNWMKEDLVLTNSSGVHAKKAGEFGLMSILMLQNHMTRLVTHQKNKEFVSLLGKPIEGRTVVAVGTGSLGGSMIKHISKLGAKVIGVNRKGKSVEGCSKVITFDQIDEVLPIVDFLYLAVPETEETKGLINKERLDKLKKTCGIVNIGRQSVLDYEYLKTKLEKDEIAGAILDVFSNEPIPKSSNLWDTPNLIITPHVSSDSEGNYIEMVLKIFFKNLKLFLDKKELINQVDRKLGY
- a CDS encoding haloacid dehalogenase type II → MNYNNFKFLSFDCYGTLIDWESGIWNAFQPLIHFNKRDDLTREKVLRNFALLESEQQKKTPSMLYPEILFNVHMQFSKQHDLKSNESLDKEFGDSVKHWPAFPDSADALRILKKNFKLVILSNVNTKGFASSNRWLGVEFDEIYTAEDVGSYKPTLANFDYMFENIEKKYNEKPQSILHVAQSLFHDHVPAKHFDMTTVWIDRQNLDNGGNWGATKVVDNLPKPDVIFKDLISFAEETAKN
- a CDS encoding DMT family transporter; amino-acid sequence: MKPLFGYLFLAVGISCGIASNSFAKVSEGFSKLTPSILCIAFMMVTMFCIAKAMHALPVGFAYATYSGLTITGVVLFALLKYNQVPNIYGLIGIILIIIGVVMVNYLGRLN
- a CDS encoding (d)CMP kinase, with the protein product MAKLKKLIIACDGESASGKSTAAKLVSKKYKLLLINSGLLYRYCSKLIIKDKPKNIIPYLKNKFKTVSYKAIAKQKLHSEEISNHVAVLAKNKKVREIVNQLQMKIIRANNRICVEGRDIASKILAKNPKYDLAFYFKCSLEVAAYRRWLDLKKSVPLNEVKRSLKIRTSLDKKRKNSPLIKVKDAILVRSDKLNKKEVLAKMSKAVEKVLKN
- a CDS encoding MFS transporter, translated to MNKILKNSWALFLGMSCIMLAYGFQGSLLGVRAVQEKFSLAATGFMMSGYFVGYFLGAKFITNIIGRVGHIRAFAAFASAASVAILAHSLFVNPFTWFLLRVITGISMASIYTIAESWLNDRSSNKNRGSVLSIYMVILYGSMGLGMFFLNFSAPENFEPFILISLLMSVALIPILMTKRKAPTFKKIQGMSLKELYQTSPLGMVSALTYGAVQSALFSLLAVYAASMNFTILEISIVTFLLAVSGAISQWPIGKLSDIFDRRRVIIYSTFGAAFFAICAIFASRQMYLPEGLATPKTWFYVCVVLFSFLSLPMFAIILAYTNDYIPKEKFVVAGAGLQIAFGLGAMSGPFMCSIFMNIVGVNGFWIFLAFFHSIIGIFGVYRMKVRAEVQENPDSQFTPMPESITPVGMELNPQTEPIANPTRSYDEFKSSLEEKLEEMNVPVDLDQIASAEKNTETDQPAEENKS